A window of Kribbella sp. NBC_00382 genomic DNA:
GGCAACCGTGGCCAGGTCGACGTTGGTGAGCGCGTGGCCGGCGAGCCGCAGCGCCTTCGGGCCTGGGTGGTACGAACCGTCCTCGGACTGCGCGACGAATTCGTGTTCGACGAGCGAGGCCATGATCCGGTGCACGGTCGATTTGGCCAGGCCGGTGGCCGTCACCACGTCGGTGAACCGGGAGTGCTCGAGGACGGCATCGAGCACCATCAGCGTCTTGTCGATGGCCGAGGGCGAACTCATGTCGCTCATCCTGTCACCTCTTATCTGGCTAGCCAGCCACCGTCGACGGCCAGTACGTGTCCGTTGACGTAGTCGGATGCTTCCGAGGCCAGGAAGACCGCGGCGCCGACCAGGTCCTCGGGCCGGCCCCAGCGACCGGCCGGGATGCGGTCACGAATGGCCGCCTCCCGGTCCGCGTCGGCCCGTAGATCGGTCGTGTTGTCGGTACTGATGTACCCGGGAGCGATCGCGTTCACCTGTACGCCGGCCGCGCCCCACTCGTTGGCCAGCGCCTTCGTGAGCCCGGCGACCGCATGCTTGCTCGCCGTGTACGCCGGAACCGTGATCCCGCCCTGAAAGCTCAGCAGGGAAGCGATCGTGATGATCTTGCCGCTGCCGTGCGCGACCATCGCCGCACCGATCGGACGAGTGACCGCCCAGGTGGAGTTGAGGTTCACGTCGATCACGTGCTGCCAGTCGGCCGCCCCCGTGGCTGCCGCTGGCGCGCGCCGGATCGTACCGGCGTTGTTGACCAGGATGTCGATTCGGCGACCCGTCGCAGCGGCTCCCTCCACCGCTGCGATCGCCGCCTGTTCGACCGCTGCCGGGTCGGCGAAATCGGCCGTGACGATGGACGCCTCGCCGCCGCCGTTCTCCTTGATCGCTTCCAGCGTGTCTTCCAGGGCGGCGTCGCGCGCCATCAGGATCAGGTCCGCACCGGCCGCTGCCAACCCGGCGGCGATGGCGGCGCCGATACCCCGGCGCGCGCCGGTAACCAATGCGGTCTTGCCCGTGAGGGAGAAAGTCACCGCAAGTCCTTCACGTCGACACCGTCCATGTCCGCGAAGGCCTGGTTCTCGCCGGCCATCGCCCAGACGAAGCTGTACGCCGCGGTGCCGACGCCGGAGTGGAGCGACCAGCTCGGCGAGATGACGGCCTCGCGGTCGGCGATGATCAGGTGCCGGGTCTCCTCGGGCTCGCCCAGCAGGTGCACGATCCGGTCCGACTCGGGCAGCCCGAAGTACAGGTAGCACTCGGTCCGGCGGTCGTGGGTGTGGGCGGGCATCGTGTTCCAAGTGGAGCCCGGGTGCAGGGTGGTCACGCCGAGCACGATCTGGCAGCTCTGCACGCCGTCGGCATGGATGTACTGGTCGATGGTGCGGCGGTTCGCGGTCTGCTGGTCGCCGAGTTCGAGCCGGTTGCCCTCGCCGGGCTGGACGAGCGTGGTCGGGAAGTCGGTGTGCGCTGCCGCGGAGAAGAGGTAGAACGCGGCGTCGGTCCCTTCGAAGACGACCTCGCGGGCGCCGCGGCCGGCGTACAGGCAGGCGCCGGTGACGAGCTCGAACTTGGTGCCGTCGACGGTCACGGTGCCGGGGCCGCCGACGTTGACGATGCCGGCCTCGCGACGCTCGAGGAAGTACTCGCTGCGCAGCTCCGGCCAGGTGCCCAGGGTGAGCGGGCCGCTGACCGGGCTGGCCCCCGCCAGCACGATCCGGTCGTGGTGGGTGAGCACCGCGGTGATCGTGTCCGGGGTGAACAGGTCGTCGACCAGGTACGTCCGGCGCAGCGCGGCGGTGTCGAACCCGGGCACCTGGTCGGGGTGGGTGGCGTGCCTGACCTGGAGGGCTTTCTGCGGCGAATTCACAGAACAAGGTTCTATCTAGCGGAACAATCTGTCAAACCTTGTCCGCGTCATGGGCTGAACGTTCCCGATTGGTGTCGGTCCTTGTTCCACCTATTGACACCTGGTTCTGGTGGATGGAACCTTCCTTCACATTCCGCCCTTGCAGGACAAGCCATCTTGGAGGCTTCCGATGACAGCGCTCGACTGGACGGTGCTGGCCGGCTACTTCGTGCTGATGGTGCTGATCGGCCTCTGGTCGCGCACCAAGATCAAGACGGTGGTGGACTACTTCACCACCGGCGGCCGGATTCCCTGGTGGTTGTCCGGCATCTCGCACCACATGTCCGGCTACAGCGCGGTCATGTTCGTCGCGTTCGCGGCGGTCGCCTACACCTACGGCATCACCGTGTACGTCTGGTGGGCCGTCTCGATCGGCGTCGGGGTCGGCATCGGCGCGTTCATCTTCGCCGCCCGCTGGAACCGGCTGCGGTCCAAGCACGGCGTCGTGTCTCCGCTGGAGTACCTCGCCAAGCGCTACAACGTGCCGACCCAGCAGGTGCTCGCGTACTCCGGCGCGCTGCTGAAGGTCGTCGATATCGCGGCGAAGTGGGTCGCGATCGCCGTCCTGCTGAACGGCTTCACGGGCGTACCGATGCGCTGGGGCATCCTGCTCACCGGTGTGGTGACGATGCTGTACGCGACGCTGGGCGGACTGTGGGCCGACGTGCTGACCGACTTCGGCCAGTTCGTCATCCAGGCCGCGGCCGGGATCGCGATGTTCGTCGGGGTGCTCTCGCACCTGGACGGCATTCCCACGCTGTGGAAGATGTGGGACCAATTGCCCGAGGGGCATGGGTCGGCGCTGAACGGGCCGTATACGCCGATCTTCTTGATCGCATTCCTGTTCATCAAGACCTTCGAGTACAACGGCGGCATGTGGAACCTGGCGCAGCGCT
This region includes:
- a CDS encoding sodium:solute symporter family protein, with amino-acid sequence MTALDWTVLAGYFVLMVLIGLWSRTKIKTVVDYFTTGGRIPWWLSGISHHMSGYSAVMFVAFAAVAYTYGITVYVWWAVSIGVGVGIGAFIFAARWNRLRSKHGVVSPLEYLAKRYNVPTQQVLAYSGALLKVVDIAAKWVAIAVLLNGFTGVPMRWGILLTGVVTMLYATLGGLWADVLTDFGQFVIQAAAGIAMFVGVLSHLDGIPTLWKMWDQLPEGHGSALNGPYTPIFLIAFLFIKTFEYNGGMWNLAQRYMAAPSGSEAKRSALLSSALWLVWPLVLFIPMCAAPLLVPELAKPEQSYVALSQLLLPSGLIGLVLAGFFSHTMAMVASDANAISSVITRDLGPVLVPKLRTLSDAGILKFARYTTFTFVTASMLIAIITNGQGVVLKIVVDLVAATMGPIAIPLMLGLLPWFRRSGSRAAIASWAAGLIVWSIVKWGIGSTDTTLVVALPLATSLVVYVGLGLLLPERRESVDALLDSLNSDPDKSDEVLARRTAAVN
- a CDS encoding SDR family oxidoreductase encodes the protein MTFSLTGKTALVTGARRGIGAAIAAGLAAAGADLILMARDAALEDTLEAIKENGGGEASIVTADFADPAAVEQAAIAAVEGAAATGRRIDILVNNAGTIRRAPAAATGAADWQHVIDVNLNSTWAVTRPIGAAMVAHGSGKIITIASLLSFQGGITVPAYTASKHAVAGLTKALANEWGAAGVQVNAIAPGYISTDNTTDLRADADREAAIRDRIPAGRWGRPEDLVGAAVFLASEASDYVNGHVLAVDGGWLAR
- the kduI gene encoding 5-dehydro-4-deoxy-D-glucuronate isomerase, which codes for MNSPQKALQVRHATHPDQVPGFDTAALRRTYLVDDLFTPDTITAVLTHHDRIVLAGASPVSGPLTLGTWPELRSEYFLERREAGIVNVGGPGTVTVDGTKFELVTGACLYAGRGAREVVFEGTDAAFYLFSAAAHTDFPTTLVQPGEGNRLELGDQQTANRRTIDQYIHADGVQSCQIVLGVTTLHPGSTWNTMPAHTHDRRTECYLYFGLPESDRIVHLLGEPEETRHLIIADREAVISPSWSLHSGVGTAAYSFVWAMAGENQAFADMDGVDVKDLR